A section of the Ictalurus punctatus breed USDA103 chromosome 8, Coco_2.0, whole genome shotgun sequence genome encodes:
- the p2ry10 gene encoding putative P2Y purinoceptor 10, with protein MMSSTNASDIEVIDSNCTNETADKQWQESMNTLYTYVYLFIFIPGLIGNSLALWVLCRFISKKTKAIIFMINLAIADLAHVLSLPLRIYYYIHGTWPFGKGLCLLCFYLKYLNMYASIAFLVCISIQRCAFLMRPFCARQWMRRYDVRISVAVWLVVGLCCSPFILMRSSSSNTNKTETCFKDLPTRKLNLGKAVAIMSFAELLGFVVPLTIIILCSYFIIQSLKQSSRPGISVNDVRKALRMVLVCTGVFLFCFAPYHINFLMYMMVSQGLITHCPLQQAVNKFHPISLCIASLNCCLNPLIYYFLTTEFQQQLSRQGSSILRGRLMSMESTSSYREALP; from the exons ATGATGTCTTCCACGAATGCCTCAGATATAGAGGTCATCGATTCCAATTGTACGAATGAAACTGCAGATAAACAGTGGCAAGAGAGCATGAATACGCTCTACACCTACGTCTACCTGTTCATCTTCATCCCAGGCTTGATAGGGAACAGCCTTGCTCTCTGGGTGCTGTGTCGCTTTATAAG CAAGAAGACCAAAGCCATCATCTTCATGATCAACCTGGCCATTGCTGACCTGGCGCATGTCTTGTCCCTGCCGCTGCGCATCTACTACTACATCCACGGCACCTGGCCTTTTGGAAAGGGGCTGTGCTTGCTCTGCTTCTACCTGAAATATCTTAACATGTACGCCAGCATTGCCTTCCTGGTCTGCATCAGTATCCAACGGTGTGCCTTTCTGATGCGCCCCTTCTGCGCCAGACAGTGGATGCGGCGCTATGATGTTCGCATTAGCGTAGCTGTGTGGTTGGTGGTTGGTTTATGCTGCAGTCCGTTCATCCTGATGAGAAGCTCCTCGTCAAACACCAATAAAACTGAAACCTGCTTCAAGGACTTGCCCACGCGGAAGCTGAACCTGGGAAAGGCAGTGGCCATAATGTCATTCGCCGAGCTCCTGGGCTTCGTGGTCCCGCTGACCATCATCATCTTATGCTCCTACTTCATCATTCAATCTTTGAAGCAGAGCTCGAGGCCGGGTATTTCAGTCAACGACGTGAGAAAGGCCCTGCGCATGGTCTTAGTGTGTACCGGCGTGTTCCTTTTCTGTTTCGCCCCCTACCATATCAACTTCTTAATGTACATGATGGTTTCTCAGGGCCTCATTACCCACTGTCCTTTGCAGCAGGCGGTTAACAAGTTCCATCCAATCTCACTGTGCATTGCCAGCCTCAACTGCTGCCTGAATCCACTCATATACTACTTCCTGACCACAGAGTTCCAGCAGCAGCTCAGTCGCCAGGGCAGCTCTATA
- the lpar4 gene encoding lysophosphatidic acid receptor 4, which produces MASLALNETGLEDCGIDDSFKYNLYGVVYSIAFVLGLITNCASLFVFCCRMKIRNETTLFMTNLALSDLIFVFTLPFKIYYNVRRHWPFGDGLCKISGGAFITNIYGSMLFLTCISVDRFLAIVYPFRSRSIRTRRNAGIVCALIWLLILGGGMSVTFFSATNQAKTITTCFEGFSQKTWKTYLSKITIFIEVVGFLIPLLINLACSSMVLRTLRKPATLCQIGTNKKRVLRMIVVHLAIFIVCFVPYNSVLFVYAMVRTQALASCWLERLARTLYPVTLCVATLNCCFDPVVYYFTSESFKKSLTTGKCQNKLESTPRTEGPVSSKENIETEKVEANRVSSNGKEQVTETQF; this is translated from the coding sequence ATGGCAAGTCTGGCTCTTAACGAGACTGGGCTGGAGGACTGCGGAATTGACGACTCCTTCAAGTACAACTTGTACGGTGTAGTGTACAGCATTGCCTTTGTGTTGGGCCTCATCACCAACTGTGCTTCACTCTTTGTTTTCTGCTGTCGTATGAAGATACGCAACGAGACCACTCTCTTCATGACCAACTTGGCATTATCGGACTTGATATTTGTATTTACTCTACCTTTTAAAATCTACTATAACGTCAGGCGCCACTGGCCGTTTGGCGACGGGCTCTGCAAGATCTCCGGAGGAGCCTTCATCACCAACATCTACGGCAGCATGCTCTTCCTCACCTGCATCAGTGTGGACCGCTTCCTGGCTATAGTTTACCCATTTAGATCGCGCTCCATCCGCACTCGCCGCAACGCTGGCATTGTATGCGCTCTGATCTGGTTGCTGATCCTGGGTGGAGGCATGTCTGTGACCTTCTTCTCTGCAACCAACCAGGCCAAAACCATCACCACTTGCTTCGAGGGCTTCTCCCAGAAAACCTGGAAGACCTACCTGTCTAAGATCACCATTTTCATTGAGGTAGTCGGTTTCCTCATTCCGTTGCTCATCAACCTGGCCTGTTCGTCCATGGTGCTACGAACACTGCGTAAGCCGGCTACACTTTGCCAAATTGGAACCAACAAGAAACGTGTCCTGCGCATGATCGTGGTGCATTTAGCCATCTTCATTGTCTGCTTTGTGCCATATAACTCTGTTCTTTTTGTTTACGCCATGGTGCGCACCCAAGCCTTGGCAAGCTGCTGGCTCGAACGATTGGCACGGACTCTTTATCCTGTAACGCTCTGTGTGGCCACCCTCAACTGCTGCTTTGATCCAGTGGTATACTACTTCACCTCAGAGTCTTTTAAGAAGTCTCTGACCACAGGGAAATGTCAAAATAAGCTGGAAAGTACACCACGCACTGAAGGGCCTGTGTCTAGCAAAGAGAACATAGAGACTGAAAAAGTAGAAGCTAACAGAGTGTCCAGCAATGGAAAAGAACAGGTTACGGAGACTCAGTTCTGA